The following are encoded in a window of Paraburkholderia hospita genomic DNA:
- a CDS encoding acyl-homoserine-lactone synthase, translated as MHTAIRIGTRQEFDNNHINEMYRLRARVFRDRMGWDVPTIAGMEIDGYDALGPYYMLIQDADRAVRGCWRLMPTEGPNMLKDTFPQLLDGQDAPVGRHIWELSRFAIETDGEQTFGFADLTMHAIHELVTFADRMGITRYVTVTTTSIERLLRRTGIEVTRLGPPVKIGVERTIALDITVDAIRAAVCKPMPVAA; from the coding sequence ATGCATACGGCGATTCGGATTGGCACACGGCAAGAGTTCGACAACAACCACATCAACGAGATGTACCGGCTGCGCGCCCGCGTGTTTCGGGACCGCATGGGATGGGACGTTCCGACCATCGCCGGCATGGAGATCGACGGCTACGACGCGCTCGGGCCGTACTACATGCTCATTCAGGACGCCGACCGCGCCGTGCGCGGCTGCTGGCGGCTGATGCCGACGGAAGGCCCGAACATGCTGAAGGACACCTTCCCGCAGTTGCTCGACGGTCAGGACGCGCCAGTCGGACGGCATATATGGGAACTGAGCCGCTTTGCTATCGAAACGGATGGCGAGCAAACGTTTGGCTTTGCAGATTTGACGATGCACGCGATCCACGAACTGGTGACTTTCGCGGACCGGATGGGTATTACGCGCTATGTGACCGTCACGACGACGTCGATTGAACGGCTGCTGCGGCGCACGGGCATCGAGGTGACGCGGTTGGGGCCGCCCGTGAAGATCGGCGTCGAACGGACGATCGCGCTCGACATCACCGTCGACGCGATTCGCGCGGCCGTCTGCAAGCCGATGCCTGTGGCGGCGTGA
- a CDS encoding helix-turn-helix domain-containing protein, with amino-acid sequence MELQNHWQAGVHANVQPTVQSRGADTSTGVDRVLIIAYRKKKKESQRQFWARFGVTQSRGSRFESGAEIPAPVSILLGLYFTKTVTDGDLGRAEKVLHNPEARELINLDQ; translated from the coding sequence ATGGAACTTCAGAATCATTGGCAAGCGGGCGTTCACGCAAACGTTCAACCGACCGTGCAGAGCCGCGGCGCGGATACTTCGACTGGTGTGGACCGCGTGCTGATCATCGCGTACCGCAAGAAAAAGAAAGAGAGCCAACGTCAATTCTGGGCGCGCTTTGGCGTGACCCAGTCGCGCGGCAGCCGCTTCGAATCGGGCGCGGAGATTCCGGCACCCGTTTCGATCCTGCTGGGCCTCTACTTCACGAAGACGGTCACGGACGGCGACCTGGGCAGGGCAGAGAAGGTGCTCCATAACCCGGAAGCGCGCGAGCTCATCAACCTGGATCAATAA
- a CDS encoding helix-turn-helix transcriptional regulator, which produces MSPLLKAENDVSWFREVARLADGWGFDRVLVGILPRPGMRLEDAFIRSTYSPSWRQFYNDQGFAHIDPTVAHCMTKSSPLIWSPDLFESNPAQTMYEEARAYGLRAGVSLPIHGPRQESGLICFVNDHNPTDDFWRHLDVVLPNLVLLRDLVIDTSQPHLNAHTQALVPKLTPREQECLKWTARGKSTWEISHILNCSEAVVNFHLKNIRTKFGVNSRRAAAVIATQLGLIDPG; this is translated from the coding sequence ATGTCGCCGTTGCTGAAAGCGGAGAACGATGTCAGCTGGTTCCGCGAAGTCGCCCGACTGGCAGACGGCTGGGGGTTCGACCGCGTGCTGGTCGGCATCCTTCCGCGGCCGGGCATGCGGCTGGAAGACGCGTTCATCCGCAGCACGTACTCGCCGTCGTGGCGGCAGTTCTACAACGACCAGGGGTTTGCGCACATCGACCCGACGGTCGCGCATTGCATGACGAAGTCGTCACCGCTGATCTGGTCGCCGGATCTGTTCGAATCGAATCCGGCGCAAACCATGTATGAGGAAGCGCGTGCGTACGGCTTGCGCGCCGGCGTGAGCCTGCCTATCCACGGGCCGAGACAGGAATCGGGACTGATCTGTTTCGTCAACGACCATAATCCGACCGACGACTTCTGGCGTCATCTCGACGTCGTGCTGCCCAACCTGGTGCTGTTGCGCGATCTCGTCATCGACACGAGCCAGCCTCACCTGAATGCGCACACGCAGGCGTTGGTGCCGAAGCTCACGCCGCGGGAACAGGAATGCCTGAAATGGACCGCACGCGGTAAGTCCACTTGGGAAATTTCGCACATTCTTAATTGCTCGGAAGCCGTGGTGAACTTCCACCTTAAGAACATTCGCACGAAATTCGGCGTGAACTCACGGCGCGCGGCGGCCGTGATTGCAACGCAACTCGGCCTTATTGATCCAGGTTGA
- a CDS encoding aldehyde dehydrogenase (NADP(+)): MQITGDMLIGGSEVRGTKGTLRAFDPARNMEIEPEFGAGGAVEVDRACTLAALAFDSYRQTSLEIRAHFLETIAENILGLGDTLIQRAQAESALPKARLEGERARTVGQLKLFASLVREGRWLTATLDSAQPDRKPLPRPDMRLQKIPVGPVGVFGASNFPLAFSVAGGDTASALAAGCPVVVKAHPAHLGTSELVGRAIQKAVADCGLHEGVFSLVVGAGNEIGEALVQHPAIKSVGFTGSRAGGLALLNLTQKRREPIPVFAEMSSINPFFVLPGALAKRGDQIAAGFIESVTLGVGQFCTNPGLVLLLDGPNKQIFIDAAAKALAQKSAQTMLTPGIASAYQGGITHRTEQRGVQSIARGTSSDATCAALPALFQTSAIQFLTSAELEDEIFGPTSLIVTCADIEEMVKVAEYLEGQLTATLQIEPEDYDIARRLLPTLERKAGRILANGFPTGVEVSYAMVHGGPFPATSDPRATSVGATAIERFLRPVCYQDLPAELLPQSLHDDNPLKLWRLRDGKPAQA, translated from the coding sequence ATGCAAATTACCGGAGACATGCTGATCGGCGGGTCCGAGGTGCGCGGCACCAAGGGCACGCTGCGCGCGTTCGACCCGGCGCGCAACATGGAAATCGAACCCGAGTTCGGTGCGGGCGGCGCGGTCGAGGTGGATCGTGCATGCACGCTGGCCGCGCTCGCGTTCGACTCGTACCGTCAGACGTCGCTCGAAATTCGCGCGCATTTTCTCGAGACCATTGCCGAGAACATCCTCGGGCTCGGCGACACATTGATCCAGCGCGCGCAAGCCGAATCGGCATTGCCCAAGGCGCGGCTCGAAGGCGAACGCGCGCGTACCGTTGGGCAACTCAAGCTGTTCGCATCGCTGGTACGCGAAGGCCGCTGGCTCACCGCGACGCTCGATTCCGCTCAGCCGGATCGCAAGCCGCTGCCGCGTCCCGACATGCGCTTGCAGAAGATTCCCGTTGGTCCCGTCGGCGTGTTCGGAGCTAGTAATTTTCCGCTCGCGTTTTCCGTAGCGGGCGGCGATACGGCATCGGCGCTCGCGGCGGGTTGCCCGGTTGTCGTGAAGGCGCACCCGGCGCACCTCGGTACATCTGAACTGGTTGGCCGCGCCATTCAGAAAGCGGTCGCCGATTGCGGTCTGCACGAAGGCGTGTTCTCGCTCGTGGTTGGCGCAGGCAATGAGATCGGCGAGGCGCTCGTCCAGCATCCGGCGATCAAGTCGGTCGGCTTCACAGGTTCGCGCGCCGGCGGCCTTGCACTCTTGAATCTCACGCAGAAGCGCCGCGAGCCGATTCCCGTGTTTGCCGAGATGAGCAGCATCAACCCGTTCTTCGTGCTGCCCGGCGCGCTTGCGAAGCGCGGGGATCAGATTGCGGCAGGCTTTATCGAATCGGTCACGCTGGGCGTCGGACAGTTCTGCACGAATCCTGGTCTCGTGCTGCTTCTCGACGGACCGAACAAACAGATATTTATCGACGCCGCGGCAAAGGCACTCGCGCAAAAGAGTGCGCAGACGATGCTCACGCCGGGCATCGCGAGCGCGTATCAGGGCGGCATTACGCATCGCACCGAGCAACGCGGCGTGCAGAGTATTGCGCGCGGCACGTCGTCGGATGCGACCTGCGCCGCGCTGCCCGCGCTGTTCCAGACGTCGGCGATACAGTTCCTGACATCCGCGGAACTCGAGGACGAGATTTTTGGGCCGACTTCGCTGATCGTCACGTGCGCTGACATAGAGGAGATGGTGAAGGTGGCCGAATACCTCGAAGGCCAGCTCACGGCAACGCTGCAGATCGAACCCGAAGACTATGACATCGCGCGGCGCCTGCTGCCGACGCTCGAGCGCAAGGCCGGCCGCATTCTGGCGAATGGCTTCCCGACGGGCGTCGAAGTGTCGTACGCGATGGTGCACGGCGGTCCGTTCCCGGCGACGTCCGATCCGCGTGCGACCTCGGTCGGCGCGACGGCGATCGAGCGTTTCCTGCGTCCCGTCTGCTACCAGGACCTGCCCGCCGAACTGCTGCCGCAATCGCTGCACGACGACAATCCGCTGAAGCTCTGGCGTCTGCGCGACGGCAAGCCGGCGCAGGCGTAA
- a CDS encoding SMP-30/gluconolactonase/LRE family protein: MTELTHPNQRRYPDPSIRSFDPRFDALRLASASVECLYQGARWSEGPVWFGDGRYVLWSDIPNDRILRWDEETGAVTPFRRPSNNANGNTRDREGRLVTCEHLTRRVTRTEYDGSITVIADCYQGKRFNSPNDVVVKSDGSVWFTDPSFGIDSFYEGEKQEPELPQNVYRVDGQTGEVTMVCDEVIGPNGLAFSPDESVLYVVESRSTPRTIRAFDVVGQGRTLANNRVLIDAQDGTPDGFRIDIHGNLWCGWGMGTDELDGVRVFSPQGEALGHIALPERCANVCFGGRHRNRLFMAASHGLYSLYVNTQGLRGG, from the coding sequence ATGACCGAACTCACCCACCCGAACCAGCGCCGCTATCCCGATCCCTCCATCCGCAGTTTCGATCCCCGCTTCGACGCACTGCGACTTGCCTCGGCTTCCGTCGAATGCCTGTATCAGGGCGCGCGCTGGTCCGAGGGCCCAGTGTGGTTCGGCGATGGCCGCTACGTGCTGTGGAGCGACATTCCAAACGACCGCATCCTGCGCTGGGACGAGGAGACGGGCGCAGTGACGCCGTTTCGCCGGCCGTCGAATAACGCGAACGGCAATACGCGCGACCGCGAAGGGCGGCTCGTCACCTGCGAGCATCTGACGCGACGCGTCACGCGCACCGAATACGACGGCTCGATCACCGTGATCGCGGACTGTTACCAGGGCAAGCGCTTCAATTCGCCGAACGACGTCGTCGTGAAGTCGGATGGCTCGGTCTGGTTCACGGATCCATCGTTCGGCATCGACAGCTTCTATGAAGGCGAGAAGCAGGAGCCGGAACTGCCGCAAAACGTGTATCGCGTGGACGGGCAGACGGGCGAGGTCACGATGGTCTGCGACGAAGTGATCGGCCCGAACGGCCTCGCGTTTTCGCCGGATGAATCCGTGCTCTACGTCGTCGAATCGCGCTCCACGCCGCGCACGATCCGTGCGTTCGATGTGGTCGGCCAAGGGCGGACGCTTGCGAACAACCGCGTGCTGATCGACGCGCAGGACGGTACGCCGGATGGTTTTCGAATCGATATCCACGGCAACCTATGGTGCGGCTGGGGCATGGGCACCGATGAACTCGACGGCGTGCGCGTGTTTTCGCCACAAGGCGAAGCGCTCGGGCATATTGCGCTGCCGGAGCGCTGCGCGAACGTGTGTTTTGGCGGCAGGCATCGCAACCGCCTGTTCATGGCCGCGAGCCACGGCCTGTATTCGCTGTACGTGAATACTCAGGGCCTGCGCGGCGGCTGA
- a CDS encoding extracellular solute-binding protein codes for MAFSGKLSAKLPLKVAALCVAVGAAVAGFTQSARAADAVTINIVDVAGDLQLTQKGFEAFKAKYPNLVSNITYTNAPAPQLPGKIKAMQAAGRSDIDLVLTGTDALAAGIEQNLWIKLLPENNAAFPGVLDKYAPGPRKMQDLAQGFGLEVAYMPAGPLIEYNPAKVSDPPKTPDQLLQWCKAHPNKLIYARPANSGPGRTFLMGLPYVLGDKDPKDPVNGWDKTWAFLKQLNDCIPYYPGGTSAVMKELGEGTRDMTVTVTGWDINPRALGIVPAEFKVQAFDNMTWVNDAHFMVIPKGVPKEKLDTLYKLMNFMLEPAQQALTYDDGYFYPGPAINGMTEAQAPAQSQEVLKKFGRPEYAKLLADRPHVQPLSAAAMVAAFQKWDREVGAQKTK; via the coding sequence ATGGCTTTTTCTGGCAAGTTGTCAGCGAAGTTGCCACTGAAGGTGGCCGCACTGTGCGTTGCCGTTGGCGCAGCAGTAGCAGGGTTCACGCAATCGGCGCGAGCGGCGGATGCCGTCACGATCAACATCGTCGACGTCGCGGGCGATCTCCAGTTGACGCAAAAGGGTTTTGAAGCCTTCAAGGCCAAGTACCCGAATCTCGTTTCCAACATCACGTACACGAACGCGCCCGCGCCGCAGTTGCCCGGCAAGATCAAGGCGATGCAGGCGGCCGGCCGCTCGGACATCGACCTCGTGCTGACGGGCACCGACGCGCTTGCCGCTGGTATCGAGCAGAACCTGTGGATCAAGCTGCTGCCGGAGAACAACGCGGCATTCCCCGGCGTGCTCGACAAGTACGCGCCCGGTCCGCGCAAGATGCAGGATCTCGCGCAGGGCTTCGGTCTCGAAGTCGCCTATATGCCGGCCGGCCCGCTGATCGAATACAACCCCGCCAAGGTCAGCGATCCGCCCAAGACGCCGGACCAGCTCCTGCAATGGTGCAAGGCGCATCCGAACAAGCTGATCTACGCGCGTCCGGCCAATTCCGGTCCGGGCCGCACGTTCCTGATGGGCCTGCCGTACGTGCTCGGCGACAAGGATCCGAAAGACCCGGTCAATGGCTGGGATAAGACCTGGGCGTTCCTCAAGCAGTTGAACGACTGCATTCCTTATTACCCGGGCGGCACGTCGGCGGTGATGAAGGAACTGGGCGAAGGCACGCGCGACATGACCGTCACCGTGACGGGTTGGGACATCAACCCGCGCGCGCTCGGCATCGTGCCGGCTGAATTCAAGGTGCAGGCGTTCGACAACATGACGTGGGTCAACGACGCGCACTTCATGGTGATTCCGAAAGGCGTGCCGAAAGAAAAGCTCGACACGCTCTACAAGCTGATGAACTTCATGCTGGAGCCGGCGCAGCAGGCCTTGACCTATGACGACGGCTATTTCTATCCTGGCCCGGCCATCAACGGCATGACAGAAGCACAAGCGCCCGCGCAGAGCCAGGAAGTGCTGAAGAAGTTCGGCCGTCCGGAATACGCGAAACTGCTTGCCGATCGTCCGCACGTTCAGCCGTTGAGCGCGGCAGCGATGGTCGCAGCGTTCCAGAAGTGGGACCGCGAAGTGGGCGCGCAAAAGACCAAGTAA
- a CDS encoding ABC transporter ATP-binding protein: protein MKHHFEQLRLESVSRSFVNAEGHAVSALQGLDLSIRRGEFIALLGPSGCGKSTALNCIAGLQPLSGGGIWLDDKRIDVLPPEKRGFGMVFQNYALFPHMSVLDNVGFGLKMRGIAKAETVKRAREALQLVQLVGHEKKLPGQLSGGQQQRVAIARAIVIEPPLILMDEPLSNLDTKLRIEMRAEIRRIHSQLDRATIYVTHDQDEALSMADRIVVMKEGVVQQVATPKEVYGRPKNLHVARFMGYRNVLPFTLEGTQGEGVAVEANGVRLIGTAMDGFNSKRVSVAMRPEDMERAAPGSENAFDAQVTTVEYGGRDSLIRVKSAFGELWARVAGEFAEGERVTLRVPPSRTLVYDGEPS from the coding sequence ATGAAGCATCACTTTGAACAGTTGCGCCTCGAGTCCGTCAGCCGCAGTTTCGTGAATGCCGAAGGGCACGCGGTCTCGGCGCTGCAGGGTCTCGATCTGAGTATCCGCCGCGGCGAATTCATCGCATTGCTCGGGCCGTCGGGCTGTGGCAAGTCGACGGCGCTCAACTGCATCGCGGGCTTGCAGCCGCTGTCGGGCGGCGGCATCTGGCTCGACGACAAACGCATCGATGTGCTGCCGCCCGAAAAGCGTGGCTTCGGCATGGTGTTTCAGAACTACGCGCTGTTTCCGCATATGTCGGTGCTCGACAACGTCGGCTTCGGCCTGAAGATGCGCGGTATCGCGAAGGCGGAAACGGTGAAGCGCGCGCGCGAAGCGCTGCAACTCGTGCAGCTGGTCGGGCATGAGAAGAAGCTGCCGGGGCAGTTGTCAGGCGGTCAGCAGCAGCGCGTCGCGATTGCGCGCGCCATTGTGATCGAGCCGCCGCTCATTCTGATGGACGAACCGCTGTCGAATCTCGACACGAAACTGCGCATCGAAATGCGCGCCGAGATTCGCCGCATTCATAGCCAGCTGGATCGTGCGACCATCTACGTGACGCACGACCAGGACGAAGCGCTGTCGATGGCCGACCGCATCGTCGTGATGAAAGAGGGCGTCGTGCAGCAGGTCGCGACGCCGAAGGAAGTCTACGGGCGGCCGAAGAATCTGCACGTCGCGCGTTTCATGGGCTATCGCAATGTGCTGCCGTTCACGCTCGAAGGCACGCAGGGCGAAGGCGTGGCCGTCGAAGCGAACGGCGTGCGCCTGATCGGCACGGCCATGGATGGCTTCAACAGCAAGCGTGTTTCCGTCGCGATGCGTCCCGAGGACATGGAGCGCGCCGCGCCCGGCTCGGAGAACGCGTTCGACGCGCAGGTCACGACGGTCGAGTACGGCGGCCGTGATTCGCTGATTCGTGTGAAGAGCGCGTTCGGCGAATTGTGGGCGCGCGTCGCGGGAGAGTTTGCCGAAGGCGAGCGCGTCACGCTGCGCGTGCCGCCGTCGCGCACGCTGGTCTACGACGGAGAGCCGTCATGA
- a CDS encoding ABC transporter permease, translating into MSTLTPAAATTPVAQRDGKAWLVSPALLFILALFVYPFVYGLALSFSPMEGGGMWANYAKFFSDTSMWPTIIVTLKLAVPATLINVGISVPVAFALRRPSPYQKFITTLLVIPITLGTVLIADGMLTYFGPNGWFPQALQGLHLYTDEVRLTHNFWGVLISLVVSGFPFAFLLTLSYVTGIDPTLASAAATLGANPWQQFRQIYLPLLVPGLTMAACLSFVQAFSVFPSAVLLGAPAGPTRVMSIAAAEAAFESYDYSLASAIAIVMGFVQLVIVAAMLGARRFFYSGPATGGKG; encoded by the coding sequence ATGAGCACGCTGACGCCCGCTGCCGCAACGACACCCGTCGCGCAACGTGACGGCAAGGCGTGGCTCGTTTCGCCCGCCTTGCTGTTCATCCTCGCGCTGTTCGTCTACCCGTTCGTCTACGGCCTCGCGCTGTCCTTCAGTCCGATGGAAGGCGGCGGCATGTGGGCGAACTACGCGAAGTTCTTCAGCGACACGTCGATGTGGCCGACCATCATCGTCACGCTGAAGCTCGCGGTGCCTGCCACCTTGATCAACGTCGGCATATCGGTGCCCGTCGCGTTCGCGCTGCGCCGTCCGTCGCCGTATCAGAAATTCATTACGACGCTGCTCGTGATTCCCATCACGCTCGGCACCGTGCTGATCGCGGATGGCATGCTCACTTACTTCGGTCCGAACGGCTGGTTTCCGCAAGCGCTGCAAGGGCTGCACCTTTATACCGACGAAGTGCGCCTCACGCACAACTTCTGGGGCGTGCTGATCTCGCTGGTGGTGTCGGGCTTTCCGTTCGCGTTTCTGTTGACGCTGTCGTACGTGACGGGCATCGATCCGACGCTCGCAAGCGCCGCCGCGACGCTTGGCGCAAACCCCTGGCAGCAGTTCCGGCAGATCTATCTGCCGCTGCTCGTGCCGGGCTTGACGATGGCCGCATGTCTGTCATTCGTGCAGGCGTTTTCGGTGTTTCCATCGGCAGTGCTGCTCGGCGCGCCTGCGGGGCCGACGCGCGTGATGTCGATTGCCGCCGCGGAGGCCGCGTTCGAGAGCTACGATTACTCGCTTGCGTCGGCGATTGCGATCGTGATGGGTTTCGTGCAACTGGTGATCGTCGCCGCGATGCTCGGCGCGCGCCGCTTCTTCTACAGTGGACCGGCGACGGGAGGTAAGGGCTGA
- a CDS encoding ABC transporter permease — translation MATDHQVAHPWPAAPQGQTVKSMKPHVSLRDRVYKALVWGAMIFFLLNIVLLIATVAVNSIATRWFGTLLPQGFTLHWYAQAWSDFQLAAVLWVTVEVVGAVVLLSILLGVPAAYALARVQFRGKRFAMLVFLLPLMVPPVTYGIPMATVMYKIGLAGTLSGVILANLVPALPFVILVMTPFIEQIDPNLESAARIFGANTFRYFRYILLPLLVPGMLAAGLLVLVRTIGMFELTFFTAGPATQTLVVALYYAVFSTGVRAPQSIDAMAMIYMAITLIWVLIALQFVSPTQIVSRVKEQRR, via the coding sequence ATGGCAACCGATCATCAAGTCGCGCATCCGTGGCCCGCTGCGCCGCAAGGGCAAACGGTGAAATCGATGAAACCGCACGTCAGTTTGCGTGACCGCGTGTACAAGGCGCTCGTCTGGGGCGCGATGATTTTCTTCCTGCTGAACATCGTGCTGCTGATCGCAACCGTCGCCGTCAATTCGATCGCGACGCGCTGGTTCGGCACGCTACTGCCGCAGGGCTTCACGCTGCACTGGTATGCGCAGGCGTGGAGCGACTTCCAGCTCGCGGCGGTGTTGTGGGTGACGGTCGAAGTGGTCGGCGCGGTCGTGCTGCTGTCTATTCTGCTCGGTGTGCCCGCTGCATATGCGCTCGCACGCGTGCAGTTTCGCGGCAAGCGTTTCGCGATGCTCGTGTTCCTGCTGCCGTTGATGGTGCCGCCTGTCACATACGGCATTCCGATGGCGACCGTGATGTACAAGATCGGGCTGGCGGGAACACTGTCCGGCGTGATTCTCGCGAACCTGGTGCCCGCGTTGCCGTTCGTCATTCTCGTGATGACACCGTTCATCGAGCAGATCGATCCAAATCTGGAGTCGGCGGCGCGTATCTTCGGCGCGAATACGTTCCGCTATTTCCGCTATATCCTGCTGCCCTTGCTGGTGCCCGGCATGCTTGCCGCCGGTCTGCTGGTGCTGGTTCGTACCATCGGCATGTTCGAACTGACGTTCTTTACGGCGGGGCCGGCGACGCAGACGCTCGTCGTCGCGTTGTACTACGCTGTATTTTCAACGGGCGTGCGCGCGCCGCAGTCGATCGACGCAATGGCGATGATCTACATGGCGATCACGCTGATCTGGGTATTGATTGCGCTGCAGTTCGTGAGCCCGACGCAGATCGTGTCGCGGGTAAAGGAGCAGCGCCGGTAG
- the araD gene encoding L-arabinonate dehydratase — protein MSNDQTKKRKSPDELRSHRWYGVNDLRSFGHRSRTAQMGYSREEYAGKPVIAILNTWSEMNPCHTHFKQRVEEVKRGIWQAGGFPIELPVQTLSEPFQKPTTMLYRNFLAMEAEETLRSYPADGVVLMGGCDKTTPALLMGAISMDLPTIFLPAGPMLRGNWNGATLGSGSDTWKYWADLRAGKITEEDWQGVEGGIARSPGHCMTMGTASTMTSAAEALGFTLPGFASIPAPDSRHAQMSAKTGMRIVEMVWEDLKPSDILTVKSIDNAVTTCLALSGSTNAIVHMIALARRAGIELTLDRYDSISRRTPVLANIRPTGAYLMEDFYYAGGLQAMLAELGDLIDGSQKTVNGKTLGENLEGVRIFNDDVIRRRNNPLMPDNGLAVLRGNIAPDGAVIKPGAAEPHLMVHTGRAVVFKDYNDMAARIDDDALDIDENCVIVLQHAGPVGAPGMPEWGQLPLPKKVLQKGVRDMLRISDARMSGTSYGACVLHVAPESFIGGPFALVRDGDMIELDVPQRKLNVLVSDEELARRKAEWVAPAPRFSRGYGAMHQVHVLQADKGCDFDFLQRGGASTATGEPEIH, from the coding sequence GTGTCGAACGATCAGACGAAGAAACGCAAGTCCCCCGACGAACTGCGCAGCCACCGCTGGTATGGCGTGAACGATCTGCGCTCGTTCGGCCATCGCTCGCGCACGGCGCAAATGGGCTATAGCCGCGAGGAGTATGCGGGCAAGCCCGTCATCGCGATCCTCAACACGTGGAGCGAGATGAACCCGTGTCACACGCACTTCAAGCAGCGTGTGGAAGAGGTCAAGCGCGGCATCTGGCAGGCGGGCGGCTTTCCGATCGAGTTGCCGGTGCAGACCCTGTCGGAGCCGTTCCAGAAGCCCACGACAATGCTCTACCGAAACTTCCTCGCGATGGAAGCGGAAGAGACGCTGCGCTCGTATCCCGCTGACGGTGTCGTGCTGATGGGCGGCTGCGACAAGACCACGCCCGCGCTGCTGATGGGTGCGATCAGCATGGACCTGCCAACCATCTTCCTGCCCGCCGGCCCGATGCTGCGCGGCAACTGGAATGGCGCGACGCTCGGCTCCGGTTCGGACACGTGGAAATACTGGGCCGACCTGCGCGCGGGCAAGATCACGGAAGAGGACTGGCAGGGCGTTGAAGGCGGCATTGCGCGCTCGCCGGGCCATTGCATGACGATGGGCACGGCGTCCACCATGACGAGCGCCGCTGAAGCGCTTGGCTTCACGCTGCCGGGTTTCGCGTCGATCCCCGCGCCGGATTCGCGCCACGCGCAGATGTCCGCAAAAACGGGCATGCGTATCGTCGAGATGGTGTGGGAAGACCTGAAGCCATCGGACATCCTCACCGTGAAGTCAATCGACAACGCGGTGACGACGTGCCTCGCGCTCTCAGGTTCGACGAACGCGATCGTGCATATGATTGCGCTCGCGCGCCGCGCCGGGATCGAACTGACGCTCGATCGCTACGACAGCATTTCGCGCCGCACGCCTGTGCTCGCGAACATCCGGCCGACGGGCGCGTATCTGATGGAAGACTTCTATTACGCGGGCGGCCTGCAGGCGATGCTCGCGGAACTGGGCGACCTGATCGACGGCTCGCAGAAGACGGTGAATGGCAAAACGCTTGGCGAGAACCTCGAAGGCGTGCGGATCTTCAACGACGACGTGATCCGCCGCCGCAATAACCCGCTGATGCCGGACAACGGTCTGGCTGTCCTGCGCGGCAACATCGCGCCCGATGGCGCCGTCATCAAACCGGGCGCGGCCGAGCCGCATCTGATGGTGCACACGGGCCGAGCGGTGGTGTTCAAGGACTACAACGACATGGCCGCGCGCATCGACGACGACGCGCTCGATATCGACGAGAACTGCGTGATCGTGTTGCAGCACGCGGGGCCCGTTGGCGCGCCGGGCATGCCTGAATGGGGCCAGCTGCCGCTGCCGAAGAAGGTGCTGCAAAAGGGCGTGCGCGACATGCTGCGCATTTCCGATGCACGCATGAGCGGCACGAGCTATGGCGCCTGCGTGCTGCACGTGGCGCCGGAGTCGTTTATCGGCGGGCCGTTTGCGCTGGTGCGCGACGGCGACATGATCGAACTCGACGTGCCGCAGCGCAAGCTGAACGTGCTGGTATCGGATGAAGAACTCGCTCGCCGCAAGGCGGAGTGGGTCGCGCCCGCGCCGAGATTCTCGCGCGGCTACGGCGCGATGCATCAGGTGCATGTGCTGCAGGCCGACAAGGGCTGCGACTTCGACTTCCTGCAGCGCGGTGGCGCAAGCACTGCAACGGGTGAGCCGGAGATTCACTGA